GGTGAAATAGATATTTAAACAATCTTATGATAAGTGAACTTGACTGTTAAGATAATGAATACAACCACCGAGGATTGTAGTCGAAGGGTAAAAAGTTCCTCCATCTTAATAACATAACAATCTCGATAATTATTTTTAGTAAGACACACTAAAACCTAAAATAACGACGGCTTTACAACACAAATCTGGGTCAGTCAAGCCAGTGATTAGATGAttaaacccaaaaaaaaagaGCAATGGATACGCAAACCCGAGTTACGTATGCCAAGCTAACCTCAAATCTTTGGGGTATGCATTTTCTCTCATTCGACCGACCAAAAATCACAAAGGAAGGAAGTAATAAACGACAGGAAAAATGGTACATGTAATAATCTTTTTCACTATTAGTATCATATATTTTTCAGTCTTACAAATATCATTTCTCGAAAATGTGTGTGCTAACTTCATACTCCAAGAACAGACCTTTTTGTTTGTCTCTGTTTTGGATAGTTTAATACTACTCTCCTCTTCAATAAAAAGCAGAGGAATACTGAGACTAATAccaaaaccaaaatgaaaaaaaCTTCTAACTGAGGACCTGGTAAGCTGCAACTCCATCCCCTTTGCAAAAAGCCATTTATGGGAGTGATTACTGGTTCCATAACAAAATCCACCGTCATCGCTTCTTCCCCCAACATAATTCTTGTACTCCTCGACTTGTATCCTGGCATTGTTGCTACAACTGCAAGTTGAGTTTTCAGGCACCAATTAGGATTTATCCACTCAAGAACGAAGCGTTTTGCAAGAAGATTACATGATTAAACACAAGCAACCTCCAGCTTCTAACTATTTCCACCTACTTGATTGCTAATAGCAACTTAATCGACAATCTCCATTTGAGCCCGCATTACTCCATTACCCAATAATTTATCCTTTAGGAGAAATTTGGAGTTCTCTAAACTAGGGAGttctccaaatcttaaatttatcCCTACACTAATATACAATCTCTAAGCAAACCTAAAAAACTCTTGTCAAACATCAAGTTAGCGTAAATGAACAAACAACgaccaagaattttcttttaataaattaataatgTATTTGATGTGGTAGGAGAATTCCTTGTATACAAGTGGAGGGATGTAAAAGTGGAGAACCTACAGAAGATTATGGTCATGTCAATCTTATAAAAAAAGTTATGGTTAAGTCCAATGTGATTCTTTTGGTGAGCCAAACTACTCCAACCTATATAAAGCACTTCCAAACCTCTAGAGATATACTTTTTGACCACAAGCTTTTATAACCATTATTTTTTCATGGCATCTTTTACTTCTCCAGACATAATTTTACGAGTATAACTAAGGTGTATGTCTTGAACGTATGTATGGAGATCTCTAAAGCTCATGATTTGAGCCGAGCAACTGCTCAAAATAACATCTCCCTCTCTTTTTAATCTTATTATCTCATGTCAAAGCTTGTCGGGTGTCGTCATTTTTTTTTTAACACAACCTGATTTTAAATCTTTACCCCTTGTCTTTCTCATTCATGCTAGTTCATAGATTTCATACTCCCCTTCCGACCTGTGTAGCTTTTGGTACAAGCCATCTAGGGTTTTACCTTAGGTTTTGCCAAAAGCGGACTTAGCTTCCCTCTTAGTAAGTAACGAAAAcgagtttttatttcttttaatctGTGGTTACCTTCATAATTCCCCCCAGGGGCCAGCAAGCGGTGGTAATCAGCTGATGTTTCCCTTGCATGTATCTGAAGACAATGACAAGAACAGTAAGATGATTGTCCAAGCATACATCTTCAGAACTTATGCACAATGACCAAAGGATTTGCAAATGAAGAACGCACCGTGGAATTTATTCCTGTTATAGTTATTGAGGCAGGTAAAGGCCTGCCTTCATCTGATGAGAAAATCCTTCCGTGTATTCCTGTCTACGTTAGATTAGATGAGGTAAGTGTAATGTGAAATTTAAGTCTGCAAAAGAAATCAGTCAGAAAGAATGCCTATTTGACCTGCCAGCACACAGCTAAGTCACAGAAACAAATAATGTCCAATATCTCTGTTCAGTAAATTAACTTTATAAGAACCtcaaatatgttttgaaaaaacCTCCTCTTTCTCTAGACTCCCTGTCCTACTTCCTTCTTTAGGTTGTCCTGGAATTGTCTCCACTTTTTAATGATTTAGGATCAGATGAGAAAACTAACCCTAAAAGAAAAACTGTCTCTTCATTTTTCAATATTTACCAATGTCACTCAAAGAACCAAGGCACCCCACTTAAAaattttgaaagttaaaattCTCAAAAATAGTGTAATTTAGACTCCAGTCGGGACCACCTCTGTTAGAACCACATTAAAAAAACTTCAACTCTTACCTTGATAACTTTGCTTGAACAAAAGAGGACATTTAATTCCAGATAGGAGTAAAAGCAAACATAAAAAACTTTCAAAGTTAAACCATCTTCTCTGCAACATTTCAGTCAGGTATCTAGCTATCTTAATATTAAAGAAAAAGTTAAGGAATAGCCAGAATTCACTTAAACAGAATTATGAACCCTCCGCCTTAGATGGGAATTGCAAGGGAAAATCATCAAGGATGATAGACCCTTGGTAAGGATAAGGTTGTAGAGATCAGATTATCCTTCTTGCGTTAGAGGATTGAGATTGTAATTGATAGCTAAGTGAACAAAAGTAAATTCAAAGAGTGTgattttcaggaaaagaaaatcattCTCCTAAAGTCAAGAACCGCAAAATGATAGATGCTATGATGTTACCTTCACAAGGCTCGCGACAAGATTGAGCATACTCATCTTGTTATACTCAAAAAGAGTAGGAAGCTGCAAGTAAACAAATATTTGTTTGTATACAGGTGTTGCATTGTTAAAATCAATACAGAGCAGAGAGTCAAGAAGAAAGAGAATTGAGAAAGGGGTATCCACATAAAGAGGACTCCATTCAGAAACATTATATTTTTATTCACCAAACTGTCAATACAAAGATACTTAAATGAGGATAGATTCCAAACATAAATCATGTAAACTGATGCAGAAGACCCTTAAAGGGTCATGCATTGTCAGCCAACTGTAAGTTATACTGACGCAAACTGAGATCTAACCTCACGTGCGTTAGGCCATTTGTCATCACTAATCTCTAGAGTCAGTTCAAAGCAACCAGCAAGTAAGTAATTCCAGTCTTGCATTCCTCCATAGATTGGATACCTGCAGCAAAAAACAAAGGAAACTGAGCTTTGTATGAAGCAACAGCGAAAGCCGCAGAAAAAGGATAAAGCCTCAAAGGAGTTCTAAACTTGAATTTTAATACGATGAATTTCATTGGATTATCTCCATTCTTCCTTACCAATATGCACCATTTGTTATTCCTCCTGGAAACTCCTCGCTTAGAGACATGTTATGGTGGGAATGACTGTAGATGCTAGCCATGTTTCTGAATGTTTCATCATCTGGACAGCCATAATAATATTTTCTGAAAATGATACCAATATATGTTGTGAACATTATCATTAAAAATTAGTGTTGGCATGAAAATATCTGAAGACAACTAGACACTCGGGAGATCAAAAAATATGATAGAAAACTAAATAAGTGAAGCATGGTCCTCTAAACAGATTAGGCCTCtcattcaaaaattaaatttaaaggaTAACAAACTATCCTCAGACACTCACCTTTTGTTCTCAGTTCCATCCCATGGATAATTTGCTACAAGTGCTCCCTGTTGAAAGAGAACTATAAGTAACTCGCCGGTCAAATTCTCCAACATTTTCATATTGATGAAGCAACGAGACAAAAAGAACAAACTCTATTATCACCAAAGAGAAAACAGTATACGCCAACTAAATATTGCAAAGGACTGGGCAAGCAGTTCCCTTATTATAGTATAAAGATTTATCATCACaggttttcttctttcttttttcctttataaACTACTATTGCAGATTTTCTTTGGATCTGAGAGTTCCTCTTGACACCTATATCATTAATCTGTTTTGACATTCTTTTGATTCCAATATAGTTATACATTATAAGTTACTACTTATTAGCAGAAGCTTCATTACTTGTACTAATCTGTTAGATCTGCCATTTGAAGCTGGCCAGGTCGAACAAGGATAACCATTTCTACTGATGCTTTTTATGAAAGTGAAAACTTCATACTGATTACTGAAAGGTCGTTTAGTAGACAAAAGGATATGAGCTTAAGTTAAACAGAAGTACCACACTACTAAAACATAAAGttacacatgaaaatatgaaacaCAAAATAATTTAGTTCGCTACAAGTGCAAAAGCCACATAACTAATACACCTACTTAACTACAACAAATAAAGGACATTCAAATGCAACGCATAAGTTAGATGAAAGAGTAACTGAATGCTTACCCCATGCAGACTAGCAGATGCTGTGAAGTGCATTTCCTCCAACCAACGCATAATGGCTTTTGTTTCAGGTTGATGTGCGCCAGGATCATCATTAATGGGAAAGAACTATGTCATTTCATGTCAGTTAATCCTTGTTATAATTAGTCTACATAGGAGAGAGGATAAGAACTTGAAAAGACAAAAACAAGAGTAGCCTTTTAATAAGAAGTGGATTTGTGACAAAACTAAGAGTGGCCTATTGAAGTGAAGTCAACATATTCCACACACGCTTTAATATCAATTCAAAGAAATTTTAAAGGACAAATGATCTATATTTAAAGTTGAATTCGATCACAAAGGCCAACATCCAACGTCTCACAATAAACATTATGggaaaaaatatcttttttttaaacCACACTCTAGAAATCAAGTTACTAGCATGAATTTTGAGCGAATATTGAAGCAAAGACTTGACGAAAGATGAAtcaacaacccccccccccccccctcattctttgcattttcaACAAGAAACAGAAAGAGATGATTAATTATATAGTTTGTGAAAAAAAATATGTGGTACTAATTAATGATCAAAGTAAGCTTACTGATATGGTTAAATGTCAACTTAAATTATTAAAAGAGGCATTCTTCTTTCTGGGATCAGTTGTTCAAAGATAACCTACATTTTCTTTTGATGAATATAGCCTAcattaggtttttttttttaaagcaaCGAATGGGAGAAAAAATTGTCTCCAAACTGATTATACCAGGTTAACCACTATAAATTGTTGAagtgtgtgaccatctcatctaaaagcttaagttgTTAGGTAGAGCACACTtgta
The nucleotide sequence above comes from Nicotiana tabacum cultivar K326 chromosome 12, ASM71507v2, whole genome shotgun sequence. Encoded proteins:
- the LOC107809795 gene encoding carboxypeptidase SOL1 isoform X1, with the translated sequence MMNLFFFLFSLLFSSLFHLTFARGGFRSSTNLSGIVNSNSAASARHLFADINVPFSEEQHLKRLEELAKDYMSNTDIENAIMSLNRRCSTISRVYSIGKSVLGVPLWVMEISDKPGKEEAEPAFKYIGNVHGDEPVGRELLILLANWLCDNYMKDPLATLIVDNVHLHILPSMNPDGFSLRRRGNANNVDLNRDFPDQFFPINDDPGAHQPETKAIMRWLEEMHFTASASLHGGALVANYPWDGTENKRKYYYGCPDDETFRNMASIYSHSHHNMSLSEEFPGGITNGAYWYPIYGGMQDWNYLLAGCFELTLEISDDKWPNARELPTLFEYNKMSMLNLVASLVKTGIHGRIFSSDEGRPLPASITITGINSTIHARETSADYHRLLAPGGNYEVVATMPGYKSRSTRIMLGEEAMTVDFVMEPVITPINGFLQRGWSCSLPGPQLEVFFILVLVLVSVFLCFLLKRRVVLNYPKQRQTKRSVLGV
- the LOC107809795 gene encoding carboxypeptidase SOL1 isoform X2, with amino-acid sequence MISIGKSVLGVPLWVMEISDKPGKEEAEPAFKYIGNVHGDEPVGRELLILLANWLCDNYMKDPLATLIVDNVHLHILPSMNPDGFSLRRRGNANNVDLNRDFPDQFFPINDDPGAHQPETKAIMRWLEEMHFTASASLHGGALVANYPWDGTENKRKYYYGCPDDETFRNMASIYSHSHHNMSLSEEFPGGITNGAYWYPIYGGMQDWNYLLAGCFELTLEISDDKWPNARELPTLFEYNKMSMLNLVASLVKTGIHGRIFSSDEGRPLPASITITGINSTIHARETSADYHRLLAPGGNYEVVATMPGYKSRSTRIMLGEEAMTVDFVMEPVITPINGFLQRGWSCSLPGPQLEVFFILVLVLVSVFLCFLLKRRVVLNYPKQRQTKRSVLGV